The following coding sequences lie in one Microbacterium sp. XT11 genomic window:
- a CDS encoding glycoside hydrolase family 9 protein: protein MSRRRASSMWRGAAVVTAVVLGGAVIAAPPAAAATIDKVTVSQAGYSASGYKVGFAVADSAVPGSTSCRLLQGETVVLPSCTLLDRGTTWGDRVYQVDFSAFDDVGTDFALEIGGVRSPRFAIEDNVWSGYLDEMIAFYRLQRSGMDTEDAYPAGYSSIAPSDKVFHAAGHLDDAASEDGTQHYDLTGGWYDAGDYGIYGGNQWVAGNIAISYLRYGDTPAVGFDGDSNGVPDLVDEAWFGSEYLLRMLDAFGGPFWDVKGSGGFRHPEFHTDGVIGTADDRRVSGMGVGGSAKASGSLAATARAIRAAIDSGDIDAGAAASWETRAAEAEEAAVAFYEYADTHRGDPLGGYSTTRGGIANSLLFAEVQLYLLSGDAAYRTSAEATIAATPFTILSSTNYWDMAPLSMAELYPAATATGKINIQRYLKKQLDYVLSSTDDTPYGVINQFKNFGVNEPHVSYMADALRYWELFGDQRALRAVQKGLYWVFGNNPWGTSWVSGVGEKHTMFLHTRLDEQAQTQGGTGIILPGALVSGPNAKDPLDATSASPWYEDRPGSADVGQQWRYNEYSVSIQAGLFSSVFGLAAAGDAPWSTGTPPTALTIGSPKIGQYVTGEVTVFAQSGSSLTAHALGPDWTPMTSSAGVSTGVVDVSGLAPYTNARIDVRGTQASGAHSYSSTHYTVAPPLPAPDAPLLYDGFGRDGLFGVQGYTWANWYNNHAGVGQVTNTIVDGRTVGRFFQNPATEQSQAKFQPWHHSVDADGYRYLSVTMRSPSPNLRLRIEVSDADSNHRVTGTTPIAISNDWMTYDFDLAAFPGLDRSQAKLVFWLQQTADTDGELFVDSVEFTNEEAGTPPVLSDVSHTAGPLTPSTPVTVQATYTDADGVAPYAVELVVDGVIHRMSPVDPGDTDVTDGAQYSVAVSLVKGVHSYFVRTTDTTSAVVETPLVTGVAVG, encoded by the coding sequence ATGTCCCGACGACGAGCGAGTTCGATGTGGAGAGGTGCGGCAGTCGTCACGGCGGTCGTGCTGGGCGGGGCGGTGATCGCTGCGCCGCCCGCCGCGGCCGCCACCATCGACAAGGTCACGGTCAGCCAGGCGGGCTACAGCGCCAGCGGTTACAAGGTCGGCTTCGCCGTCGCCGACAGCGCAGTTCCGGGTTCGACCAGCTGTCGCCTGCTCCAGGGCGAGACGGTCGTGCTGCCGTCCTGCACTCTTCTGGATCGCGGCACGACCTGGGGCGACCGCGTGTATCAGGTCGACTTCAGCGCGTTCGACGACGTCGGCACCGACTTCGCCCTCGAGATCGGGGGTGTGCGCTCCCCGCGCTTCGCGATCGAAGACAACGTCTGGTCCGGCTACCTCGATGAGATGATCGCGTTCTACAGGTTGCAACGCTCGGGAATGGACACCGAGGATGCATACCCCGCGGGCTACAGCAGCATCGCCCCGTCCGACAAGGTCTTCCACGCCGCCGGTCATCTCGACGATGCCGCGTCCGAGGACGGCACGCAGCACTACGACCTCACGGGTGGCTGGTACGACGCCGGCGACTACGGCATCTACGGTGGGAACCAGTGGGTCGCGGGGAACATCGCCATCTCGTATCTGCGATACGGCGACACACCCGCGGTCGGGTTCGACGGCGACTCGAACGGCGTGCCCGATCTCGTCGACGAGGCCTGGTTCGGCAGCGAGTACCTGCTCCGGATGCTGGACGCTTTCGGGGGCCCGTTCTGGGATGTCAAGGGCAGCGGCGGCTTCCGGCATCCCGAGTTCCACACCGACGGCGTGATCGGAACGGCTGACGACCGACGTGTCTCCGGCATGGGTGTGGGCGGCTCGGCCAAGGCGTCGGGTTCGCTCGCCGCCACAGCGAGAGCGATCCGCGCCGCCATCGACAGCGGAGACATCGACGCCGGAGCCGCCGCGTCCTGGGAGACCCGGGCCGCCGAGGCCGAGGAAGCAGCGGTCGCGTTCTACGAGTACGCCGACACGCACCGCGGAGATCCGCTCGGCGGGTACTCGACCACGCGCGGCGGCATCGCCAACTCCCTGCTGTTCGCCGAAGTGCAGCTCTACCTTCTGTCGGGCGACGCGGCGTATCGCACGTCGGCCGAAGCGACGATCGCCGCGACCCCGTTCACGATCCTGTCCAGTACGAACTACTGGGACATGGCGCCGCTGTCGATGGCTGAGCTGTATCCCGCTGCGACGGCGACCGGAAAGATCAACATCCAGCGTTACCTCAAGAAGCAGCTCGACTACGTCCTCTCCTCGACCGACGACACCCCCTACGGCGTGATCAACCAGTTCAAGAACTTCGGTGTCAACGAGCCGCACGTCTCCTACATGGCCGACGCGCTGCGCTACTGGGAGCTGTTCGGAGACCAGCGTGCCCTGCGAGCGGTGCAGAAGGGCCTGTACTGGGTGTTCGGCAACAACCCGTGGGGGACGAGCTGGGTCTCCGGCGTGGGTGAGAAGCACACGATGTTCCTGCACACGCGGCTCGACGAGCAGGCGCAGACCCAGGGCGGCACGGGGATCATCCTGCCGGGGGCGCTCGTCTCGGGACCGAATGCGAAGGACCCGCTCGACGCGACCAGTGCGAGCCCCTGGTACGAAGATCGTCCAGGCTCCGCCGATGTCGGTCAGCAGTGGCGATACAACGAGTACAGCGTGAGCATCCAGGCTGGGCTGTTCTCGTCCGTGTTCGGGCTCGCCGCCGCCGGCGACGCGCCGTGGTCCACCGGGACACCGCCGACGGCGCTGACCATCGGATCCCCGAAGATCGGCCAGTACGTCACCGGCGAGGTGACCGTGTTCGCGCAGAGCGGCTCCTCGCTCACGGCGCACGCGCTCGGTCCGGATTGGACGCCGATGACCTCGTCGGCCGGAGTCTCGACCGGTGTGGTCGATGTGAGCGGCCTTGCGCCGTACACGAACGCCCGTATCGACGTGCGCGGCACGCAGGCGAGCGGTGCCCACAGCTACAGCTCTACGCACTACACCGTCGCGCCACCCCTGCCGGCTCCCGACGCGCCGCTGCTGTACGACGGCTTCGGTCGCGACGGCCTGTTCGGCGTGCAGGGGTACACCTGGGCGAATTGGTACAACAACCATGCCGGCGTCGGGCAGGTGACCAACACGATCGTGGATGGACGTACCGTCGGTCGCTTCTTCCAGAACCCCGCCACCGAGCAGTCGCAGGCGAAGTTCCAGCCGTGGCATCACTCGGTGGACGCCGACGGGTATCGCTATCTGTCGGTGACCATGCGCAGCCCATCGCCGAATCTCCGCTTGCGCATCGAGGTCTCGGACGCGGACTCGAACCACCGGGTGACCGGGACCACGCCGATCGCGATCTCGAACGACTGGATGACGTACGACTTCGATCTTGCGGCGTTCCCCGGCCTCGATCGGTCGCAGGCGAAGCTCGTGTTCTGGCTGCAGCAGACCGCCGACACCGACGGGGAGCTCTTCGTCGATTCGGTGGAGTTCACGAACGAGGAGGCCGGCACCCCGCCGGTTCTTTCGGACGTCAGCCATACGGCCGGCCCGCTGACACCATCGACCCCGGTCACGGTCCAGGCGACCTACACCGACGCCGACGGAGTCGCCCCCTATGCCGTCGAGCTCGTCGTCGACGGTGTGATCCATCGGATGTCGCCCGTCGATCCCGGTGATACCGACGTGACCGATGGCGCGCAGTACTCCGTCGCCGTGTCGCTCGTGAAGGGCGTGCACAGCTACTTCGTGCGCACGACCGACACGACATCCGCGGTGGTCGAGACGCCGTTGGTGACGGGAGTCGCTGTGGGCTGA